ACTGATCAAATATCGAGCCAAAGAGGTTTACTTATGAAGTATGAAGATCTTAAGAAGGAGTTGCTTCAAAATAAGGCCACGCGAGAAGCGTACATACGGAGCGCCCCAGCGCGAGCTCTTGCGCGACAACTATTCAAAGCCCGTGTTACACAGAATCTAACCCAGAAACAGCTAGCCGACAGAGTGGGCATGAAGCAATCAGCAATTGCTCGATTGGAGCGCGGCACACATTCCCCCTCACTGGATACATTGCAGCGATTGGCTGAGGCTCTCGGGCTTTATTTGGAGCAACCTCGATTGATTCCTCTTAGGTGGGCAGATCTTGTTATCCAAGAGCCGTCTGCGCCAGATTACGGGAAGATCAAAAAACTCCAAGGGTCATTAGAGGTTATAGAGGGTAGTTCTTCTGTTCAAACTTCCCAGCAGGTAGATCTGGGTGTAGATAAAGATGGCCGCATGTTCTCTATTCAGCCCATATGGGCGTCATCCTCTGAAACCCGAACAGAATCGTCAAATTAGAAATTATGGCTACACACATTTGGACGGTATTAAGTGAAAGATCCAAGATCGAAGAAAAGAGTAATGTGCTATCTCTTGATAGAGTAGTTGAAAATGTAGGGGTGAATATTCAGGACAGTGGAAGGTCAGCCGAAGTTGCACAGCTTATTGTACTTCCTGTGAATTGGTCACTTGTAAGTTTTTTACGCGTGCAGGAAGGTGAGACATTTATCATCCATGTGGACTACGTGACACCTTGGAATGAAGTTAAGAGGATTGC
Above is a window of Verrucomicrobiia bacterium DNA encoding:
- a CDS encoding helix-turn-helix domain-containing protein, producing the protein MKYEDLKKELLQNKATREAYIRSAPARALARQLFKARVTQNLTQKQLADRVGMKQSAIARLERGTHSPSLDTLQRLAEALGLYLEQPRLIPLRWADLVIQEPSAPDYGKIKKLQGSLEVIEGSSSVQTSQQVDLGVDKDGRMFSIQPIWASSSETRTESSN